In Nitrosopumilaceae archaeon, the following proteins share a genomic window:
- a CDS encoding threonine--tRNA ligase encodes MRILQLHCDSIEFTPVKKEIKSAEEIEPSSKKIDEVVVAFVAIEDGDNSIVAKKAISEITESMKKVGCKKLLLYPYAHLSSKLASPSTALSILKEMESLVTDLEVSRAPFGWTKSYKIQVKGHPLAENSKTITVDDKDSTSDAVKAESKIQSYWHIMTTDGKMHKVEEFNFAKHPGLEVLAKYEAAKKRSVDEPPPHVRLMKKMAIADYEPASDSGNMRFFPNGRLIKSLLERYVTDKVMEYGGLEVETPIMYDSHHPSMESYFHRFPARQYNINSEGKQLFLRFAACFGQFLMAKDFQLSYKNMPLKLYELTRYSFRKEQSGELVGLRRLRAFTMPDCHAMCKDMEQAKEEFRKRFDLSREVIKGIGMEEADLEMAIRFTEEFYNENKSLIEELVKKIGKPVLVEMWKERFFYFVLKWEFNYVDSMGKASALSTDQIDVENGKRYNIEFIDENNKPLNPIILHNSPSGAIERVIYALLEKAAKDISEGKKPQFPLWLAPTQVRLIPVKPEFLNYCEKLAEKISTNDIRVDIDDRNESVGKSIRDAETEWIRYIIVIGEKEVNAEKIGIRDRKSADAKILLVDELIKSIKEETLGKPFMRLNMNKHLSKRPQIMV; translated from the coding sequence ATGCGCATACTACAACTTCATTGCGATAGTATTGAATTTACACCTGTAAAAAAGGAGATAAAGTCAGCTGAGGAGATTGAACCTTCTTCCAAAAAAATAGACGAGGTTGTAGTGGCATTTGTAGCAATTGAAGACGGAGATAATTCCATTGTTGCAAAAAAAGCAATCTCAGAAATCACAGAATCAATGAAAAAAGTAGGATGCAAAAAATTATTATTATATCCGTATGCACATCTTAGCTCAAAGCTTGCATCCCCAAGTACTGCATTATCAATATTAAAAGAAATGGAATCACTTGTCACGGATCTTGAAGTGTCAAGAGCTCCTTTTGGGTGGACCAAGTCTTACAAAATTCAAGTCAAAGGTCATCCTTTGGCAGAAAACTCTAAAACAATTACTGTAGATGATAAAGATTCTACTTCAGACGCTGTCAAGGCAGAATCAAAAATCCAATCGTATTGGCATATCATGACAACTGATGGAAAGATGCATAAAGTTGAGGAATTTAATTTTGCAAAACATCCCGGTCTTGAAGTTTTAGCAAAATATGAAGCTGCAAAGAAAAGATCTGTTGACGAACCTCCTCCACATGTCAGATTGATGAAAAAAATGGCCATAGCTGACTATGAACCAGCATCAGATTCTGGAAACATGAGATTTTTCCCAAATGGCAGACTGATAAAATCTCTCCTAGAGCGATATGTCACAGACAAGGTAATGGAGTATGGAGGATTGGAAGTTGAGACACCTATCATGTATGACTCTCACCATCCTAGCATGGAGAGCTATTTTCACAGATTTCCAGCACGACAGTATAACATCAATTCTGAGGGAAAGCAACTCTTTTTACGATTTGCAGCTTGTTTTGGCCAATTTTTAATGGCAAAAGACTTTCAGCTATCATACAAAAACATGCCGCTAAAACTATACGAATTGACAAGATATAGCTTCAGAAAAGAACAATCAGGAGAACTAGTAGGTCTGAGAAGATTACGTGCATTTACAATGCCTGATTGCCATGCCATGTGCAAAGATATGGAACAAGCCAAAGAAGAATTTAGAAAAAGATTTGATCTATCAAGGGAAGTCATCAAAGGTATAGGCATGGAAGAAGCTGATCTTGAAATGGCAATCAGATTTACTGAAGAATTTTACAATGAAAATAAATCTTTAATTGAGGAGCTTGTAAAAAAGATTGGAAAACCAGTACTAGTTGAGATGTGGAAGGAGCGATTCTTCTATTTTGTACTAAAATGGGAATTTAATTATGTAGACAGTATGGGAAAAGCATCTGCACTATCTACAGATCAAATCGATGTTGAAAACGGTAAACGCTACAACATTGAATTTATAGATGAAAACAACAAACCACTAAATCCAATCATACTACATAACTCTCCAAGCGGTGCCATTGAAAGAGTAATTTATGCACTACTTGAAAAGGCAGCAAAAGATATCAGTGAAGGAAAAAAACCGCAATTTCCTTTATGGCTTGCACCAACACAAGTTAGACTTATTCCTGTAAAACCAGAATTTCTCAATTATTGTGAAAAACTGGCAGAAAAAATATCAACAAACGATATACGGGTAGATATTGATGACAGAAACGAAAGCGTTGGAAAAAGCATTCGTGATGCGGAAACAGAATGGATACGATACATCATTGTTATTGGTGAAAAAGAGGTAAATGCTGAAAAAATAGGTATCAGAGATAGGAAGTCTGCTGACGCAAAGATTCTTTTGGTTGACGAATTGATAAAATCAATAAAAGAAGAAACTCTGGGAAAACCATTTATGCGATTAAACATGAACAAGCATCTTTCAAAACGACCGCAAATTATGGTATAA
- a CDS encoding tetratricopeptide repeat protein — translation MKLDEHEIMKKGMGFLEDGKYEEALDCFEKILSSNPNDPDIWNKKGVALRSLGRYDEAIESFNKALEITPRDLDAS, via the coding sequence ATGAAATTAGATGAACACGAGATTATGAAAAAGGGCATGGGTTTTTTGGAAGACGGCAAATATGAAGAAGCTCTTGATTGTTTTGAAAAAATATTATCATCCAATCCAAATGATCCTGACATTTGGAACAAGAAAGGCGTTGCACTTCGTAGTCTTGGTAGATATGATGAAGCAATAGAATCTTTTAACAAAGCTCTTGAGATCACCCCAAGAGACTTGGATGCATCATGA
- a CDS encoding dCMP deaminase family protein: protein MNKPFERPTWDEYFMLQAELAKLRSNCITRQVGAVIVRDHRQIATGYNGTPPGVTNCYEGGCKRCILRSEGKLQSGEGLDRCICNHAEANAIMNCAILGVGSGTKDTTLYTTFATCLECSKMAITIGIQRIVCLGSYPETDFNLLKEAGIQIDTLDKKKMQYWINILLEDTEMNLIPTN, encoded by the coding sequence ATGAACAAACCCTTTGAGCGTCCAACGTGGGATGAATATTTTATGCTGCAGGCAGAATTAGCAAAGCTTCGCTCAAACTGTATAACAAGACAGGTAGGAGCTGTAATAGTACGTGATCACAGGCAGATAGCAACTGGATATAATGGGACCCCACCAGGTGTAACAAATTGCTATGAGGGAGGCTGTAAGCGATGCATCTTACGCAGTGAGGGAAAACTACAGTCAGGAGAGGGTCTTGACAGATGCATTTGCAATCACGCAGAGGCAAACGCCATAATGAATTGTGCCATACTAGGAGTTGGTTCTGGCACAAAAGATACCACACTTTATACTACTTTTGCAACATGTCTTGAATGCAGTAAAATGGCAATTACAATTGGAATCCAACGCATTGTTTGCCTTGGTTCATATCCAGAAACTGATTTTAATCTTTTAAAAGAAGCAGGAATTCAAATAGATACTTTAGATAAGAAAAAAATGCAATATTGGATAAACATTCTGCTTGAGGATACGGAAATGAATCTTATCCCAACAAATTAG
- a CDS encoding adenylate/guanylate cyclase domain-containing protein, with protein MSEGPVEEKSEPISTNNIVDMMLGAGRSDALDTESLIKQTQKRVWSSLKKGYEYDYSIDESDQFLRSHVDMKLHMIVIFVDIVGSTEMTLQLPAEKLAIIISSFSQEMRYVIKHHDGYVLKYVGDAVIGYFVTEDSPLLIADSAVNCARTMIDVIERGINPILSEYDYPEIRAKIGMDFGENTIVRYGSDQTRSHVDILGPAMSIAAKITALARPNQILIGEDVYDKLHPSLKQSFKEVEWHGDQWNYHDRETGRLYRVYALID; from the coding sequence TTGAGTGAGGGTCCAGTTGAAGAAAAATCAGAGCCAATATCTACTAATAACATAGTAGACATGATGTTAGGTGCAGGTAGATCTGACGCCCTAGATACGGAATCGTTAATCAAGCAGACTCAAAAAAGAGTATGGAGTTCACTAAAGAAAGGCTATGAATATGATTATTCAATAGACGAGTCTGACCAATTTTTGCGATCACATGTAGATATGAAACTACATATGATTGTGATCTTTGTAGACATTGTTGGATCTACAGAGATGACACTCCAGTTACCTGCAGAGAAACTGGCAATTATCATAAGTTCATTTTCTCAAGAAATGAGATATGTTATCAAACATCATGATGGTTATGTTCTAAAATATGTAGGTGATGCAGTAATAGGATATTTTGTGACAGAAGATAGCCCACTTTTGATAGCTGACAGCGCTGTGAACTGTGCAAGAACCATGATTGACGTAATAGAAAGAGGAATAAATCCAATTCTTAGCGAATATGACTATCCAGAGATTCGTGCAAAGATTGGCATGGACTTTGGAGAAAACACCATAGTCAGATACGGCTCTGATCAAACTAGATCGCATGTAGACATACTTGGTCCTGCAATGAGCATTGCCGCAAAGATAACAGCTCTTGCCAGACCAAATCAAATTCTAATTGGGGAAGATGTTTATGATAAATTACATCCATCATTAAAACAATCATTCAAAGAAGTCGAGTGGCATGGAGACCAGTGGAACTATCATGACAGAGAAACTGGAAGACTTTATCGTGTTTATGCTTTAATTGATTAA
- a CDS encoding DNA-directed DNA polymerase I — protein sequence MQQNIIGAVDEVTTTMPPALLVSATYDGQKKSVILKFYEPNSKKILLWTDNTGHKPYCYSKLDPEELKFLSDRKDVLELKKIEKIDLLKDRTINVTKIIVTDPLAIGGTQTDKSIRNIIETWESDIKYYENYLYDYSLIVGKYYTITNGKLEEYSYKIPDEVQLALKGLLYDKVTNMGIIDSKEFQDHISDWANLLNQPIPKIRRVSFDIEVESETGRIPDAKIADKKITAVGFSGSDGLKQVFVLQKKDKQPGKSELSSDIKVSFYDEDKEKEMIRDTFKILTDYPFVITYNGDDFDMPYIYNRAERLGIDSKEIPLIMMRDSATLKHGVHLDLYRTFSNRSFQIYAFSHKYNDFSLNSVSEGLLNESKIDYDGELDDLSLYELANYCYNDAKLTQNLTSFNNDLLMDLLVVITRIARMPIDDISRMGVSQWIRSLFYFEHRKHNFLIPQRQELDQKSPSVSTEAIIKDKKYRGGLVVEPTAGIHFDVSVMDFASLYPSIIKVRNLSYETVRCVHDECKKNTIPGTNHWVCTRKNGLTAVLIGSLRDLRVNYYKSLAKNPSLDENQKQLYTVVSQALKVILNASYGVMGAEIFPLYCLPVAEATTAVGRYTILETIEKCKSVGIEVLYGDTDSLFLKDPTKDQIQTVVSWAKEQFGVDLDLDKEYRYVVLSTRKKNYLGVQNDGKVDVKGLTGKKSHTPPFIRTLFYEILEILSKVKTTQEFTESKEKISEMIAGYAKKLKAKQIPLAELAFNVMISKAPSEYVKTIPQHIRAAKLLEQIREIKKGDIISYVKIINKPGVKPVELARPDEIDSAKYMEFMESTFDQILSSMDLDFATLIGAPKQTGLDQFFWN from the coding sequence ATGCAACAAAATATCATTGGTGCGGTAGATGAAGTAACAACAACAATGCCGCCGGCATTACTTGTTTCTGCGACATATGACGGCCAAAAAAAATCCGTGATTCTAAAATTCTATGAACCTAATTCAAAGAAAATTCTCTTGTGGACAGACAATACTGGTCATAAACCATACTGTTATTCCAAACTAGATCCTGAAGAGCTGAAATTTTTATCAGATAGAAAAGATGTATTGGAATTAAAAAAAATTGAAAAAATAGATCTTCTCAAAGATAGAACGATCAATGTAACAAAAATCATAGTTACAGATCCGCTTGCCATAGGAGGTACTCAGACAGATAAGAGCATCAGAAACATAATTGAAACTTGGGAATCTGACATAAAATATTACGAGAATTATCTTTATGATTATTCTCTAATTGTTGGCAAATATTATACCATTACAAATGGCAAGTTAGAAGAATACAGCTATAAAATTCCAGATGAAGTTCAACTTGCGCTAAAAGGGTTATTGTATGACAAAGTCACAAACATGGGAATTATTGATTCTAAAGAGTTTCAAGATCACATATCAGATTGGGCAAATTTGCTAAACCAACCAATCCCAAAAATTAGAAGAGTTAGTTTTGACATAGAGGTAGAATCCGAGACAGGAAGAATTCCTGACGCAAAAATAGCTGATAAAAAAATCACAGCAGTCGGATTTTCTGGAAGCGACGGTCTAAAACAAGTCTTTGTATTACAAAAGAAAGACAAACAACCTGGAAAAAGCGAACTTTCCTCTGACATCAAAGTTTCGTTTTATGATGAAGACAAAGAAAAAGAAATGATACGAGACACTTTCAAGATTTTAACAGACTATCCATTTGTAATTACCTACAACGGTGACGATTTTGATATGCCATATATTTACAATCGGGCTGAAAGACTTGGGATAGATTCTAAAGAAATTCCACTAATAATGATGAGGGACTCTGCAACTCTAAAGCATGGAGTGCATCTTGATTTGTACAGGACGTTTTCAAACCGTTCATTTCAGATTTATGCATTTAGTCACAAGTACAATGATTTTTCACTAAATAGTGTTTCAGAAGGATTGCTAAATGAATCAAAAATTGATTATGATGGGGAGCTTGATGATCTTTCATTATACGAGCTTGCAAATTATTGTTACAATGATGCAAAGCTAACACAAAATCTGACAAGCTTTAACAACGACCTGCTAATGGATTTGCTAGTTGTCATAACTAGAATTGCGAGAATGCCAATCGATGATATTTCAAGAATGGGAGTATCACAATGGATTCGTAGCTTGTTTTATTTTGAACACAGAAAACATAATTTTTTGATTCCACAAAGGCAGGAGCTTGATCAAAAATCTCCATCTGTATCTACAGAAGCAATAATAAAAGACAAGAAATACCGCGGAGGTCTAGTTGTGGAACCAACCGCTGGAATTCATTTTGATGTATCCGTAATGGACTTTGCAAGCCTGTATCCTAGTATAATCAAGGTACGCAATCTCTCATATGAGACAGTAAGATGTGTTCATGATGAATGCAAGAAAAACACCATTCCTGGGACAAATCATTGGGTGTGTACACGTAAAAATGGCCTTACTGCAGTTTTAATTGGCTCTTTGCGGGATTTGCGAGTAAATTATTACAAAAGCCTTGCAAAAAATCCATCACTTGATGAAAATCAAAAACAATTGTATACGGTAGTAAGTCAAGCACTCAAAGTCATACTCAATGCAAGCTATGGTGTAATGGGCGCAGAGATATTTCCTCTTTATTGTTTGCCAGTAGCAGAGGCAACCACCGCCGTTGGCAGATATACAATTTTAGAAACAATTGAAAAATGCAAATCAGTTGGCATCGAAGTATTATACGGTGATACTGATTCATTATTCCTAAAAGATCCTACAAAAGATCAGATTCAAACTGTTGTAAGCTGGGCAAAAGAACAATTTGGTGTTGACTTGGATCTTGACAAAGAATACAGGTATGTGGTATTAAGTACAAGAAAGAAAAACTATCTAGGAGTACAAAATGATGGCAAAGTTGATGTCAAAGGACTTACTGGGAAAAAATCTCACACACCTCCATTTATTCGAACTCTGTTTTATGAAATTTTAGAAATTTTGTCCAAAGTAAAAACAACACAAGAGTTTACTGAATCAAAAGAAAAAATCAGCGAGATGATAGCAGGTTATGCAAAAAAATTAAAAGCAAAACAAATTCCACTAGCTGAGCTTGCATTTAATGTAATGATAAGCAAAGCACCGTCAGAATATGTGAAGACCATTCCACAGCACATCCGTGCAGCCAAACTTTTGGAGCAGATTAGAGAGATAAAAAAAGGCGACATCATATCATATGTGAAAATAATTAACAAGCCAGGTGTCAAGCCCGTTGAACTAGCAAGACCAGATGAAATTGACTCTGCAAAATACATGGAATTTATGGAAAGTACTTTTGATCAAATTCTCTCGTCCATGGACCTTGATTTTGCCACCCTCATTGGGGCACCAAAGCAGACAGGATTAGACCAGTTCTTTTGGAACTAA
- a CDS encoding VOC family protein — MNIKHLGSVIIAVSNLEKSVKFYNEIIGMPIKNKRENWVELGKQGATVILHPATTKINTGTSIENGIVIGLVVGDIKSAIQELKSQNVTIYRDIESHKPGTNAIVLDPDKYMISLFEPAPPDSVKQARGFHGFAPL, encoded by the coding sequence ATGAACATAAAGCACCTTGGTAGTGTAATAATTGCTGTGTCAAACTTGGAAAAATCTGTAAAATTTTATAATGAAATAATAGGTATGCCAATTAAAAACAAAAGAGAAAACTGGGTAGAACTTGGAAAGCAAGGTGCTACGGTTATTTTACATCCTGCTACAACTAAGATAAACACGGGCACGTCTATTGAGAATGGCATTGTAATTGGTCTTGTAGTTGGTGACATTAAATCAGCAATACAAGAACTCAAATCACAAAACGTTACAATATACAGAGACATTGAATCTCACAAGCCAGGTACAAACGCAATAGTTTTGGATCCTGATAAATATATGATATCTTTGTTTGAACCTGCGCCTCCAGACAGTGTAAAACAAGCACGAGGATTCCACGGGTTTGCCCCACTCTAA
- a CDS encoding NAD(P)H-dependent oxidoreductase yields the protein MTKPKILAFAGSTRTDSYNKKLVKIASTGATEGGADVTVIDLRDFPMPIYDGDLEQKDGLPSNARKLKDLMLTHQGFLISSPEYNSSISAVFKNTIDWASRQSESEIPLACFKNKVAGIMSASPGMLGGLRGLVHVRSILGNIGVIVLPDQIAIAKAHEAFNEDGTLKDKKQEDQVKKIGYNVAKILLKLND from the coding sequence TTGACAAAACCAAAAATCCTTGCATTTGCAGGAAGCACTAGAACTGATTCATATAATAAAAAACTAGTCAAAATAGCTTCTACTGGTGCAACAGAAGGAGGTGCAGATGTCACAGTAATTGATCTTAGAGATTTTCCAATGCCAATTTATGATGGAGATTTGGAGCAAAAAGATGGGCTTCCTTCTAATGCACGTAAGCTCAAGGATTTGATGTTAACACACCAAGGATTTCTTATTTCTTCACCAGAGTATAACAGCTCCATCTCTGCAGTTTTTAAAAATACAATTGATTGGGCATCGCGTCAATCAGAAAGTGAAATTCCTTTAGCTTGTTTTAAAAATAAGGTTGCGGGAATAATGAGCGCTTCTCCAGGAATGCTTGGCGGTCTTAGAGGGCTAGTCCATGTGAGGTCTATACTTGGAAACATTGGAGTCATAGTACTACCAGACCAAATAGCAATAGCAAAAGCTCACGAGGCTTTCAATGAGGATGGCACATTAAAAGACAAAAAACAAGAAGACCAAGTCAAAAAAATTGGTTATAATGTGGCCAAAATATTGTTAAAACTAAATGACTAA
- the speB gene encoding agmatinase — MSYLDLYMNRNPLITSPNEEGDVSAIVYGVPFDSTHSFRPGTRFGPDAIRLALNNIEIFSTRFNVDLESVNIEDLGNTRHTVVAAEVIDMVGKITAELAKREKQLIILGGEHSITYGTYMSFPKETGYIVFDAHYDLRDEFADIKLSHAAYLRRIIETRGAENIIHVGARSFVKEELAFKEEHKVRTITDKDIREGKGPKLVKDAVSTFDKIYLSVDLDVLDPAFAPGVGNPEALGITSRELFDMIYSLEEKNIPCMDIVELCPPYDNGATASLAAKLMSEVIAMNISH; from the coding sequence ATGAGTTACCTTGATCTTTACATGAATAGAAATCCTCTGATAACTAGTCCAAATGAAGAAGGCGATGTTTCTGCAATAGTATATGGAGTTCCATTTGATTCAACACACTCCTTTAGACCAGGAACCAGATTTGGACCAGATGCGATAAGACTTGCACTAAACAATATAGAGATATTTTCCACTAGATTTAATGTTGATTTGGAAAGCGTCAATATTGAAGACTTGGGAAATACAAGACATACAGTTGTTGCAGCAGAAGTTATAGACATGGTAGGAAAGATAACTGCTGAACTTGCCAAAAGAGAAAAACAGTTAATCATCTTAGGTGGAGAGCATTCAATTACTTATGGAACATACATGAGTTTTCCAAAAGAGACGGGCTACATTGTCTTTGATGCACATTATGATTTACGTGATGAATTTGCAGATATCAAACTCAGTCATGCAGCATACCTTAGAAGAATAATTGAAACACGTGGAGCTGAAAACATTATTCATGTTGGTGCAAGATCCTTTGTAAAAGAAGAGCTTGCATTCAAAGAAGAGCATAAAGTGAGAACCATCACGGATAAAGATATTCGTGAGGGAAAAGGTCCAAAGCTAGTAAAAGATGCAGTCTCTACGTTTGACAAAATTTACCTCAGTGTAGATTTGGATGTATTAGACCCTGCATTTGCACCAGGTGTTGGAAACCCAGAAGCATTGGGCATCACCTCAAGAGAACTCTTTGACATGATATATTCCTTAGAAGAGAAAAACATACCATGTATGGACATAGTGGAACTTTGCCCGCCATATGATAATGGTGCAACTGCGTCACTTGCTGCAAAGCTAATGTCCGAAGTCATTGCCATGAATATTTCACATTAA
- the ilvA gene encoding threonine ammonia-lyase: MNLTFDEILKSQKIQSSVIRKTPMEMSATFSQITGSKVYLKSECLQKTGSFKVRGAYAKIATLSKDEKRKGVIAASAGNHAQGVAFASALEKIPCTIVMPITASPAKVAATRSYGANVVLSGTIYDESWSKALELSQKTGAQIIHAFDDEKVIAAQGVIGLEILQSLPDVDEIYLPIGGGGLAAGVLKAVKTKKPKVKVIGVQSTAFPAMKKSVDSGKLESVKGQMTIADGISVKKPGEFTFKIINELIDDIVLVDDSQIVKAMFLLMERTKMVVEPAGAVSLAYLLDKKPARGKKVVPILSGGNVDMYLLGQIVAKGLTEMGRMVKIFIVLTDKPGALKEVVDVISALSVNIVEVVHDRLSTSIPAGTAGVTLSLETENEKHAEKLIIYLKERNIQFKIMT; the protein is encoded by the coding sequence ATGAATCTTACTTTTGATGAAATACTAAAATCGCAAAAAATCCAGAGTAGCGTAATACGCAAAACTCCGATGGAAATGTCTGCTACATTTAGCCAGATTACGGGATCTAAGGTTTATCTCAAATCAGAATGCCTACAAAAGACTGGTTCATTTAAGGTAAGAGGTGCATATGCAAAAATTGCTACTTTGTCAAAAGACGAAAAGAGAAAAGGAGTAATTGCAGCATCTGCAGGAAATCATGCACAAGGAGTTGCATTTGCATCTGCGTTGGAAAAAATTCCATGTACCATAGTGATGCCCATCACTGCATCTCCTGCCAAAGTTGCTGCAACAAGATCATATGGTGCAAACGTTGTACTATCTGGAACCATATACGATGAATCATGGTCCAAAGCATTAGAATTGTCACAAAAAACAGGTGCCCAAATAATCCATGCATTTGATGATGAAAAAGTAATAGCAGCACAGGGAGTTATTGGATTGGAAATTTTGCAATCATTACCAGACGTTGACGAGATTTATCTACCAATAGGCGGTGGAGGATTAGCTGCAGGTGTATTAAAAGCAGTCAAGACAAAAAAACCCAAAGTCAAAGTAATTGGTGTACAATCTACTGCATTTCCTGCAATGAAAAAATCTGTTGATTCAGGAAAACTAGAATCAGTAAAAGGACAAATGACAATAGCAGATGGAATTTCTGTGAAGAAACCTGGCGAGTTTACATTTAAGATAATAAATGAACTAATTGATGACATAGTTCTTGTAGATGATTCTCAGATAGTCAAGGCCATGTTTCTTTTGATGGAGAGAACAAAGATGGTAGTGGAACCTGCAGGTGCAGTAAGTCTTGCTTATTTGCTTGACAAAAAGCCTGCCAGAGGAAAGAAGGTTGTACCAATACTTTCAGGTGGAAATGTTGACATGTATTTGCTAGGGCAGATTGTAGCCAAGGGTCTTACAGAAATGGGAAGAATGGTGAAAATATTTATCGTATTGACAGACAAACCAGGTGCACTCAAAGAGGTAGTTGATGTTATCTCTGCACTAAGCGTGAATATAGTTGAAGTAGTGCATGATAGACTGAGCACAAGTATTCCAGCAGGCACTGCAGGTGTAACTTTAAGTTTGGAGACTGAAAATGAAAAACACGCCGAGAAATTAATAATCTATCTGAAGGAAAGGAATATCCAATTTAAGATAATGACCTAA
- a CDS encoding Nramp family divalent metal transporter, with translation MRSSNSKISHFRSIFRKFIAYSGPALIVSIAYMDPGNYGTDLQGGAAFGYSLLWVVWLSSAIAMLVQYLSGKLGIATEKSMAEILREKLGRKLFIIPYWLSAEVAAAATDLAEYLGTVIALNLLFGVPMIYAAIFGAADVIIILALTSRRFRLLEQLFLLFVSIISFGYVYELLVAPPTIHGILSGSFSPHFVNSNALFVAVGIIGATVMPHVVFLHSFLTKEKASGKILGERRKMRRLHLAETIFLLTIAALVNAAILLMAAVAFYPNNSQIQSISEAYKTLVPLLGVSAGVVFVITLLSSGIASSAAGTIAGQIIMEGFLGKKVNMWLRRIITRFVNVIPTTTAILLGFDPLHILVYSQFILSLMIPIAVIPVVILTMNKKLMGEFVNRKITTIIASVFVGIIVGFNSYLLLSL, from the coding sequence ATGCGCTCATCCAATTCAAAAATATCTCATTTTAGGAGTATTTTTAGAAAATTCATTGCGTATTCTGGTCCTGCATTAATAGTAAGCATAGCATATATGGATCCTGGAAATTATGGAACGGATCTACAAGGTGGCGCTGCTTTTGGCTATTCGTTACTCTGGGTTGTATGGCTTTCAAGTGCTATAGCGATGCTAGTCCAGTATTTATCTGGAAAATTAGGAATTGCTACAGAAAAAAGTATGGCAGAAATTTTGCGGGAAAAATTAGGTAGAAAGTTATTCATCATCCCATATTGGTTAAGTGCAGAAGTTGCAGCTGCCGCAACAGACCTTGCAGAATATCTTGGAACAGTCATTGCATTGAATTTATTGTTTGGTGTGCCAATGATCTATGCTGCAATCTTTGGAGCTGCAGATGTTATCATCATATTAGCACTTACATCAAGAAGATTTCGTCTACTTGAACAGCTCTTTTTACTTTTTGTTTCAATCATAAGCTTTGGCTATGTCTATGAGCTGTTAGTAGCACCACCAACTATTCATGGAATACTTTCTGGTTCATTTTCTCCTCACTTTGTAAATTCTAATGCATTGTTTGTTGCAGTTGGCATAATTGGCGCCACAGTAATGCCACATGTCGTCTTTTTACATTCTTTTCTTACAAAAGAAAAAGCAAGCGGCAAGATACTTGGGGAGAGAAGAAAGATGCGAAGACTACATCTTGCCGAGACCATATTTTTGCTCACCATAGCTGCCTTGGTAAATGCGGCAATCTTACTAATGGCAGCTGTTGCATTCTATCCTAACAATTCTCAAATTCAATCAATCTCGGAAGCTTACAAAACACTTGTGCCTTTGTTAGGAGTATCTGCTGGAGTAGTTTTTGTGATTACTTTGCTTTCATCAGGTATTGCATCATCTGCTGCAGGAACAATAGCAGGTCAAATAATAATGGAGGGGTTTTTGGGAAAAAAAGTCAACATGTGGCTGCGAAGAATAATTACAAGATTTGTAAATGTAATTCCAACCACTACTGCTATACTGCTTGGCTTTGATCCTTTGCACATACTAGTGTACAGTCAATTCATTCTGAGTCTGATGATACCAATTGCAGTAATACCAGTTGTCATACTTACAATGAACAAGAAATTAATGGGTGAGTTTGTGAACAGAAAAATTACAACCATAATTGCATCAGTTTTTGTAGGAATAATCGTAGGATTTAACTCCTATTTGTTGTTAAGTTTATGA
- a CDS encoding Lrp/AsnC ligand binding domain-containing protein, whose product MVKAVVLVKSPKKLIAARLRMVKSVYDSFPVSGQFDAVALIEVKSLSQIKDVTSEIQNIKGVERTETMIQVV is encoded by the coding sequence ATGGTAAAAGCAGTAGTACTGGTAAAGTCTCCAAAAAAACTTATTGCCGCAAGATTACGAATGGTAAAATCAGTATATGATTCGTTTCCAGTAAGTGGTCAATTTGACGCAGTAGCTTTAATCGAAGTTAAATCATTGTCACAGATAAAAGATGTTACCTCTGAAATCCAAAATATCAAAGGTGTGGAAAGAACTGAAACAATGATTCAAGTAGTATAG